In Sparus aurata chromosome 3, fSpaAur1.1, whole genome shotgun sequence, the following are encoded in one genomic region:
- the matn1 gene encoding cartilage matrix protein isoform X2 yields MTPTPPLFLLLLGLIGAQATTAVDLRTAAAMAAGLCKTRPTDIVFIIDSSRSVRPSEFEQVKVFLAKVIEGLDVGPNATRVGVVNYASRVKNEVSLKTHKTKAGLIKAVTKIEPLSTGTMTGLSIQFALNVAFSEAEGARVKSPDISKVAIIVTDGRPQDNVKDVAQRARDAGIEIFAIGVGRVDMSTLKQMASEPLDDHVDYVESYSVIEKLTKKFQEAFCVSDLCATGDHDCEQVCISSPGSYKCACKDGFTLMDDGRSCSACSNSATDVVFLIDGSKSVRPENFELVKKWINQIIDKLDVSDSKAHVGLVQYSSSVRQEFPLGRYNNKKDLKDAVKKMAYMERGTMTGQALRHLIDNSFSAGQGARPGVTKVGIVFTDGRSQDYIGDAAKKAKEHGFKMYAVGVGNAVEDELKEIASEPTGEHYFYTADFKTMTQIAKKLQINICQEEDPCECDSLVKFQKKVEDALQALTKKLESMSKRIALLENKIV; encoded by the exons CGGCAGGTTTGTGCAAAACTCGTCCCACAGACATCGTGTTCATCATCGACAGCAGCCGTAGCGTTCGCCCTTCTGAGTTTGAGCAGGTAAAGGTCTTCCTGGCAAAGGTCATTGAGGGGCTGGATGTTGGACCCAACGCCACTCGTGTCGGAGTTGTCAACTACGCCAGCCGTGTCAAGAATGAG GTGTCATTGAAGACACACAAGACCAAAGCTGGACTGATTAAGGCCGTGACCAAGATTGAGCCCCTATCCACTGGAACCATGACTGGTCTGTCTATCCAGTTTGCCCTGAACGTGGCCTTCAGTGAAGCCGAGGGCGCTCGCGTCAAGTCTCCTGACATCAGCAAG GTTGCCATTATCGTGACAGACGGGCGTCCGCAGGACAATGTGAAGGATGTGGCCCAGCGTGCTCGGGATGCTGGCATTGAGATTTTTGCCATCGGTGTGGGACGTGTTGACATGAGCACCCTGAAGCAGATGGCCAGCGAACCTCTGGACGACCACGTGGACTACGTGGAGAGCTACAGTGTCATCGAGAAGCTCACCAAGAAGTTCCAGGAGGCCTTCTGTG tgtcggACCTGTGCGCCACTGGGGATCATGACTGCGAGCAGGTATGCATCAGCAGCCCCGGATCATACAAGTGTGCCTGCAAAGACGGCTTTACCCTCATGGACGATGGTCGCAGCTGCAGCG CTTGCAGCAACTCTGCGACAGATGTGGTGTTTCTGATCGATGGCTCTAAGAGCGTCCGTCCTGAGAACTTTGAGCTGGTCAAGAAGTGGATCAACCAGATCATCGACAAACTGGACGTTTCTGACAGCAAGGCCCATGTTGGACTGGTGCAGTACTCCAGCTCAGTCAGACAG GAGTTCCCCCTgggccgctacaacaacaagaaaGACCTGAAGGACGCTGTGAAGAAGATGGCCTACATGGAGAGGGGAACCATGACAGGCCAGGCTCTCCGCCATCTGATAGACAACAGCTTCAGCGCCGGTCAGGGTGCCCGGCCTGGAGTCACCAAGGTGGGCATTGTCTTCACTGATGGACGCAGTCAGGACTACATCGGAGATGCTGCCAAGAAGGCCAAGGAGCACG GTTTCAAGATGTACGCTGTTGGAGTTGGCAACGCAGTGGAGGACGAGCTGAAAGAGATCGCCTCTGAGCCAACTGGAGAGCACTACTTCTACACAGCCGACTTCAAGACGATGACCCAGATCGCCAAGAAGTTGCAGATTAACATCTGTCAAG AGGAGGACCCATGTGAATGCGACTCCCTTGTAAAGTTCCAAAAGAAAGTAGAAGATGCCCTACAGGCACTAACGAAAAAAT TAGAAAGTATGTCGAAGAGGATCGCTCTGCTGGAGAACAAAATTGTCTGA
- the matn1 gene encoding cartilage matrix protein isoform X1 yields the protein MTPTPPLFLLLLGLIGAQATTAVDLRTAAAMAAGLCKTRPTDIVFIIDSSRSVRPSEFEQVKVFLAKVIEGLDVGPNATRVGVVNYASRVKNEVSLKTHKTKAGLIKAVTKIEPLSTGTMTGLSIQFALNVAFSEAEGARVKSPDISKVAIIVTDGRPQDNVKDVAQRARDAGIEIFAIGVGRVDMSTLKQMASEPLDDHVDYVESYSVIEKLTKKFQEAFCACSNSATDVVFLIDGSKSVRPENFELVKKWINQIIDKLDVSDSKAHVGLVQYSSSVRQEFPLGRYNNKKDLKDAVKKMAYMERGTMTGQALRHLIDNSFSAGQGARPGVTKVGIVFTDGRSQDYIGDAAKKAKEHGFKMYAVGVGNAVEDELKEIASEPTGEHYFYTADFKTMTQIAKKLQINICQEEDPCECDSLVKFQKKVEDALQALTKKTRKYVEEDRSAGEQNCLRTRIQLSLNHLHTHTHVHTQPHTQTVLTSCKILKRSLCVCV from the exons CGGCAGGTTTGTGCAAAACTCGTCCCACAGACATCGTGTTCATCATCGACAGCAGCCGTAGCGTTCGCCCTTCTGAGTTTGAGCAGGTAAAGGTCTTCCTGGCAAAGGTCATTGAGGGGCTGGATGTTGGACCCAACGCCACTCGTGTCGGAGTTGTCAACTACGCCAGCCGTGTCAAGAATGAG GTGTCATTGAAGACACACAAGACCAAAGCTGGACTGATTAAGGCCGTGACCAAGATTGAGCCCCTATCCACTGGAACCATGACTGGTCTGTCTATCCAGTTTGCCCTGAACGTGGCCTTCAGTGAAGCCGAGGGCGCTCGCGTCAAGTCTCCTGACATCAGCAAG GTTGCCATTATCGTGACAGACGGGCGTCCGCAGGACAATGTGAAGGATGTGGCCCAGCGTGCTCGGGATGCTGGCATTGAGATTTTTGCCATCGGTGTGGGACGTGTTGACATGAGCACCCTGAAGCAGATGGCCAGCGAACCTCTGGACGACCACGTGGACTACGTGGAGAGCTACAGTGTCATCGAGAAGCTCACCAAGAAGTTCCAGGAGGCCTTCTGTG CTTGCAGCAACTCTGCGACAGATGTGGTGTTTCTGATCGATGGCTCTAAGAGCGTCCGTCCTGAGAACTTTGAGCTGGTCAAGAAGTGGATCAACCAGATCATCGACAAACTGGACGTTTCTGACAGCAAGGCCCATGTTGGACTGGTGCAGTACTCCAGCTCAGTCAGACAG GAGTTCCCCCTgggccgctacaacaacaagaaaGACCTGAAGGACGCTGTGAAGAAGATGGCCTACATGGAGAGGGGAACCATGACAGGCCAGGCTCTCCGCCATCTGATAGACAACAGCTTCAGCGCCGGTCAGGGTGCCCGGCCTGGAGTCACCAAGGTGGGCATTGTCTTCACTGATGGACGCAGTCAGGACTACATCGGAGATGCTGCCAAGAAGGCCAAGGAGCACG GTTTCAAGATGTACGCTGTTGGAGTTGGCAACGCAGTGGAGGACGAGCTGAAAGAGATCGCCTCTGAGCCAACTGGAGAGCACTACTTCTACACAGCCGACTTCAAGACGATGACCCAGATCGCCAAGAAGTTGCAGATTAACATCTGTCAAG AGGAGGACCCATGTGAATGCGACTCCCTTGTAAAGTTCCAAAAGAAAGTAGAAGATGCCCTACAGGCACTAACGAAAAAA ACTAGAAAGTATGTCGAAGAGGATCGCTCTGCTGGAGAACAAAATTGTCTGAGGACTCGCATCCAACTCTCCCTCAatcatctgcacacacacacccacgtacacacacaaccacacacacaaacagtcttAACTTCCTGTAAAATACTGAAGaggagcctgtgtgtgtgtgtgtga
- the sesn2 gene encoding sestrin-2 isoform X1: protein MANNPVAGFNGQANGEKTPGRLSGSGHSCHHQSETESDVGQSVKCLSRLCSRDEDERAAALEELSQGVMVRLGLDRRGSARLSKETLLHLLRLSRSCPLQEVRGRASELLRTAQEQGVEVPRSLASGPSAFIPAKEMLKEGPDQDILIESFLSLGRVDHITMVMALHPAYLSCFLKTQHALLEVDGPLPRHWRHYIAVMAAARHHCSYLVQQHSAGFLEAGGEESWLSGLEHAPTKLRSLQTLNRLLAHRPWLITQQHIQELVCPGAEPRWSLAELIHAVVLMAQAHSLSSFVWGCGLNPEPDHIGGYTFQPPSPSHLHRSPHSPAHEDGRQELVDGAMEVEVLMKRMVELQQQQEEEECTQEEMVTRFERERSESIPTAVVRGAPPELVLRLVEDPEFRYEDFAPRGEQAPPTMRAQDYSWEDHGFSLVNRLLPDMGQLLDEKFQIVSNLTYHRMAMHEGVDTHTLRKALWNYIHCLYGIRYDDYDYGSVNVLLERSLKVFVKTMACHPEQTTARIYHTFWRHFRHSEKVHANLIVMEARLQAALLYTLRAITHYMR, encoded by the exons ATGGCCAATAATCCCGTAGCAGGCTTTAACGGCCAGGCTAATGGAGAGAAAACACCGGGACGATTGTCCGGTTCTGGCCACTCATGTCACCACCAGTCCGAAACAGAATCCGACGTTGGCCAGAGTGTGAAATGCTTATCACGGCTGTGCAGCAGGGACGAGGACGAGCGAGCGGCGGCTCTGGAGGAGCTGAGCCAAGGGGTTATGGTGCGTTTAGGACTGGACCGGCGCGGCTCGGCACGGCTGAGTAAAGAAACACTGCTGCATCTACTTCGGCTGTCCCGGTCGTGTCCACTGCAGGAGGTGCGAGGGAGAGCGAGCGAGCTGCTGCGGACCGCACAG GAGCAAGGAGTTGAAGTCCCTCGATCTCTGGCATCAGGTCCAAGTGCCTTTATCCCTGCAAAAGAG aTGTTGAAAGAAGGGCCTGACCAAGACATCCTTATCGAATCTTTTCTCTCATTGGGTCGCGTGGACCACATCACCATGGTGATGGCGCTGCACCCTGCTTACCTCAGCTGCTTCCTCAAGACCCAGCATGCTTTGTTGGAGGTGGATGGCCCCTTGCCCCGTCACTGGAGACATTACATTGCAGTCATG GCTGCAGCTCGACACCACTGCTCGTACCTGGTGCAGCAGCACAGTGCTGGCTTCCTGGAGGCTGGAGGGGAGGAAAGCTGGCTGAGTGGTCTCGAGCACGCTCCAACCAAACTCCGCAGTCTGCAAACACTCAACAGGCTGCTGGCACACAGACCCTGGCtcatcacacagcagcacatccaG GAGCTGGTGTGTCCCGGCGCAGAGCCTCGCTGGTCATTGGCTGAACTCATACACGCTGTGGTCCTGATGGCGCaggctcactctctctcctcctttgtgTGGGGCTGCGGCCTAAACCCGGAACCCGACCACATTGGAGGTTATACCTTCCAACCTCCATCACCCAGCCACCTGCATCGCAGCCCTCATAGTCCCGCCCACGAGGACGGCAGGCAAGAG CTGGTTGATGGAGcgatggaggtggaggtgttgatgaagaggatggtggagctgcagcagcagcaggaggaggaggagtgcacACAGGAGGAGATGGTTACTCGGTttgagagggagaggagcgAGAGCATACCAACAG cgGTGGTGCGGGGAGCACCGCCGGAACTGGTTCTGCGTCTGGTGGAGGATCCAGAGTTCAGATATGAGGACTTTGCCCCCAGAGGAGAGCAGGCACCGCCCACCATGAGAGCCCAG GACTACTCATGGGAGGACCACGGCTTCTCTCTGGTCAACAGATTACTGCCAGACATGGGTCAGCTCCTGGATGAAAAATTCCAG ATTGTGAGTAACTTGACCTACCACAGGATGGCAATGCATGAAGGCGTAGACACCCACACACTGAGAAAAGCTCTGTGGAACTACATTCACTGTCTGTACGGGATACG CTACGATGATTACGACTACGGCAGCGTGAACGTGCTGTTGGAGCGCTCCCTCAAGGTGTTTGTTAAAACCATGGCCTGTCACCCCGAGCAGACCACGGCACGCATTTACCACACCTTCTGGAGACACTTCAGACACTCTGAAAAG gTTCATGCAAACCTGATAGTGATGGAGGCCCGCCTACAAGCAGCGCTTCTTTATACCTTACGAGCCATCACACATTACATGAGATGA
- the sesn2 gene encoding sestrin-2 isoform X2 → MSDITRSGFWCCAAGPPIMSEQGVEVPRSLASGPSAFIPAKEMLKEGPDQDILIESFLSLGRVDHITMVMALHPAYLSCFLKTQHALLEVDGPLPRHWRHYIAVMAAARHHCSYLVQQHSAGFLEAGGEESWLSGLEHAPTKLRSLQTLNRLLAHRPWLITQQHIQELVCPGAEPRWSLAELIHAVVLMAQAHSLSSFVWGCGLNPEPDHIGGYTFQPPSPSHLHRSPHSPAHEDGRQELVDGAMEVEVLMKRMVELQQQQEEEECTQEEMVTRFERERSESIPTAVVRGAPPELVLRLVEDPEFRYEDFAPRGEQAPPTMRAQDYSWEDHGFSLVNRLLPDMGQLLDEKFQIVSNLTYHRMAMHEGVDTHTLRKALWNYIHCLYGIRYDDYDYGSVNVLLERSLKVFVKTMACHPEQTTARIYHTFWRHFRHSEKVHANLIVMEARLQAALLYTLRAITHYMR, encoded by the exons atgtcgGATATAACAAGAAGTGGCTTTTGGTGTTGTGCTGCTGGTCCTCCGATAATGTCG GAGCAAGGAGTTGAAGTCCCTCGATCTCTGGCATCAGGTCCAAGTGCCTTTATCCCTGCAAAAGAG aTGTTGAAAGAAGGGCCTGACCAAGACATCCTTATCGAATCTTTTCTCTCATTGGGTCGCGTGGACCACATCACCATGGTGATGGCGCTGCACCCTGCTTACCTCAGCTGCTTCCTCAAGACCCAGCATGCTTTGTTGGAGGTGGATGGCCCCTTGCCCCGTCACTGGAGACATTACATTGCAGTCATG GCTGCAGCTCGACACCACTGCTCGTACCTGGTGCAGCAGCACAGTGCTGGCTTCCTGGAGGCTGGAGGGGAGGAAAGCTGGCTGAGTGGTCTCGAGCACGCTCCAACCAAACTCCGCAGTCTGCAAACACTCAACAGGCTGCTGGCACACAGACCCTGGCtcatcacacagcagcacatccaG GAGCTGGTGTGTCCCGGCGCAGAGCCTCGCTGGTCATTGGCTGAACTCATACACGCTGTGGTCCTGATGGCGCaggctcactctctctcctcctttgtgTGGGGCTGCGGCCTAAACCCGGAACCCGACCACATTGGAGGTTATACCTTCCAACCTCCATCACCCAGCCACCTGCATCGCAGCCCTCATAGTCCCGCCCACGAGGACGGCAGGCAAGAG CTGGTTGATGGAGcgatggaggtggaggtgttgatgaagaggatggtggagctgcagcagcagcaggaggaggaggagtgcacACAGGAGGAGATGGTTACTCGGTttgagagggagaggagcgAGAGCATACCAACAG cgGTGGTGCGGGGAGCACCGCCGGAACTGGTTCTGCGTCTGGTGGAGGATCCAGAGTTCAGATATGAGGACTTTGCCCCCAGAGGAGAGCAGGCACCGCCCACCATGAGAGCCCAG GACTACTCATGGGAGGACCACGGCTTCTCTCTGGTCAACAGATTACTGCCAGACATGGGTCAGCTCCTGGATGAAAAATTCCAG ATTGTGAGTAACTTGACCTACCACAGGATGGCAATGCATGAAGGCGTAGACACCCACACACTGAGAAAAGCTCTGTGGAACTACATTCACTGTCTGTACGGGATACG CTACGATGATTACGACTACGGCAGCGTGAACGTGCTGTTGGAGCGCTCCCTCAAGGTGTTTGTTAAAACCATGGCCTGTCACCCCGAGCAGACCACGGCACGCATTTACCACACCTTCTGGAGACACTTCAGACACTCTGAAAAG gTTCATGCAAACCTGATAGTGATGGAGGCCCGCCTACAAGCAGCGCTTCTTTATACCTTACGAGCCATCACACATTACATGAGATGA